One Actinomycetospora corticicola genomic window, GCGGCGCTCCCGGATCCACCGCTGCGTGCGGGGCGTCGTCTCGTCGGCGTAGACCTGGTCGCCAAGCAGGGCGATGACGTCGGGCAGCTCGGCGGCCGCGGCGTCGGCGTCGGGCGCGGCCGTCACCCGGCCCAGCAGGCGGGCGGCGTACGCGTCGAGGGCGTCGACCCCGAGGGTCGCCTCGAGCTCCGGGTCGCCGGTCGGGGGGTAGCGGCAGGAGCCGAACACGACGCGCCGGGTCCGGTCGCCCGAGACGTCGTCGCGGGTGCGGATGCGCGACGGCGGGAAGCCGTCGACGGGCCAGATGCGCTCGCCGTCGAGGTGGACCTCGTAGGTCTGCACGCTGCCGGGCTCGAGGTCGCGCACCACCACGAGCGCGTAGTGCTCCCCGCACACGGTGAACGTGGGGGCCGCATGACCCAACACCTCCACCGTCCCCGGGTGGTCCACCTCGACCCACACCGTCGCCGTCGTCGTCCCGACGTGGCGCAGCAGGGGGCCGAGGACGAGTGCAGTGCTGTCGGTCACCCCGACAGCGTGCCTCACGACGGCTCGGTGAGCCGCTGCAACCGCCGCTGGACCTCGTCCAGCCGCGCCTGCAGGAGGGTGACCTCGGCGGAGAGCAACGGGATCTCGGCCTCCGGCGGCAGCGCCGCGGACCCGCTGTCGGGACCGCTCAGGGGGGCCAGCGGGGCCAGCACGGACCGCTCCGCACCCTCGTCGACGGTGACCGGAACGCCCGCGAGGCGCGTCAGCTGCTCGAGCGAGAGGACCGCGCGGCGCCCCGCGCACTCGCGGCACACCGCCTCGAGCCGGCGCCACCCGACGATCCCGCCGCCGACGTCGTCCAGGGCCGCCGCGGTCCGTCCGCAGCGGCAGCGGCCGAGGTGCACCGAGCGCACCGTCTGGCGCTGGTAGCGCAGCCCGAGCTCGTAGGACACGTAGCGGCCGGACGCGAGCACCTCGAGCAGCACGCTGCGCTCGTACTGCTCGTCGCAGGCGAGACCGCGCGCCTGGTCGGCGTCGTGGAAGCAGTAGAAGCCGCAGTCGCACCAGGTCGAGGGACAGCGGTGCCGCGGAGACTGCACGCACACCGCCTCGGCCACCGTGCCGTAGACCTGGCTGCGGCCCAGGGCCACGCCGTTGAACCCGACCGCGGTGCCGTCCGCGGACAGCATCGGGTAGGCGATCTTCCATCCGGGCAGGGCGGGCCGCTGACCCGCCTCCGCCCCGTCGTCCGGCTCGGCGCGGCCGCGCCGCGAGAGCGGGCGCAGCTCAGCCCCCGGTGCCGATCGGGTCGGGCGTGCGCGCCTCGGCGGGCTCCGCGACGGGCTCCGCCGTCCCGACGACGGGTGCGGGCGTCCGGGGCTCGGCGGGGACCGGGGCGGGCGGGTCCTCCGCGACACCGGAGGAGAGTCGACGTCCCAGGCGCATGGCTGCCTCCACGAGGTCGGGTCCCGTCGATGGAACGCCGCTCGTGCGCGGATGTCCAGAGATGGCACGTGATCGCAACGAACCCGGCCCCGGGACGCTGATCGCCGACCCGGGACCGGTCGCCCGATAGGGTCGGCGACGCGGCGTCCCCACCCGGTGCGCGGGCCCGCACGGGGCAGTAGCTCAGCTGGTCAGAGCAGCGGACTCATAATCCGTCAGGTCGTCGGTTCGAGCCCGACCTGCCCCACCATTTACCCTGGTCAGCGACCTGCGCTAGGTCTGCTACCAACATCAACACCCACTTTATCCCCACTTATTGCACGCTTTCCTCGTCGAAGCCTGATCCGAGCGCGGCGTCGAAGGCATCTGCCGCCGCCCGTCCGTCGGCCCGCTTGTCCATGTAGACGTCCTGGGTGATCGAGGGCCGGGCGTGCCCGATGTGCCCGGCGATCGCGCGGGCGGAGAGCCCGGCCTGGTCGAGGATCGTGGCGGCGGTCTTGCGGAAGACGTGGCTGGTGACCCACTCGTAGCCGGCCGCGTCGAGGGCCTCACGGAGCCGGGCGCCGGTGTTCTGCGGGTCGCGCCAGGACCCACGCCCGAGGTCGTGGCCGCGCGAGTTGGGGAAGACCATCGAGGTCGGGACCACGTCGTCCGGGCGTCGCTCGCAGAGCATCTCCACGACGAAGGCGGGCAGCGGCAGCAGGCGGCGCGCGGCGAACGTCTTGCCCTCGTGGCGGACCAGCCCCACCCGCTTCACGCGCACGATGTTGGCGACGATCGCGACCTCGCCGGCCTCCCACGCCACGGCGTCGTCCTGGAGCGCGATCACCTCGCCGATCCGGGCGCCCGTCCCGAGCATGAATCGGCAGAGGTCGGGCAGGTCCCGGCGGTACGCGTCCTCGTCGGCGTCGAGCTTGGCCAGCAGGTCGACCCGCTCGGCGCGGACCAGGGCGCGCACGGTCGAGGTGGTGCCCTCGATCCGCCCGGCGTCGCGGACGGGGTTGGTGGGGATTGCGCCGAGGCGGGCGGCGTACCCGAGCACCCCGGAGAGGACCGTGCGGATGCTGCGGACCGTGTTGGCCGCGAGCCGGATCTCACAGGCGCGCAGGAACGCGTCGACCCGCGCCACGCTCGCTTCCCGCAGCCGCAGGGCGCCGAGGGCCGGGACGACGTGGTTGCGGGCGTGCAGGGCGTACGTGTC contains:
- a CDS encoding site-specific integrase gives rise to the protein MGRPPLPVGTHGKVRTYELASGGFRAKTKVRDGDGVTREVERSGRSRAAAERALKKALQERTTPTGGAVTGDSKIADVVALFLEEVKRRRRGTTYDTYALHARNHVVPALGALRLREASVARVDAFLRACEIRLAANTVRSIRTVLSGVLGYAARLGAIPTNPVRDAGRIEGTTSTVRALVRAERVDLLAKLDADEDAYRRDLPDLCRFMLGTGARIGEVIALQDDAVAWEAGEVAIVANIVRVKRVGLVRHEGKTFAARRLLPLPAFVVEMLCERRPDDVVPTSMVFPNSRGHDLGRGSWRDPQNTGARLREALDAAGYEWVTSHVFRKTAATILDQAGLSARAIAGHIGHARPSITQDVYMDKRADGRAAADAFDAALGSGFDEESVQ